One stretch of Chryseobacterium fluminis DNA includes these proteins:
- a CDS encoding glycosyltransferase family 32 protein — MSIPKQIFQTFKTKKLPLITKLHIWYMKRKNPEYRYFFYDDQDIERFLTDEFPPEYIESYHKLTIGAAKADFFRYAILYKKGGVYLDIDSAITRPLRYLVRENDKAIISTERHPNLYVQWGLIFSKNHPFLKKTLELMIDNIQTHRYPNDVHSTTGPTVFSLGIKTSLEENPDIPYRLFDGIEFRGYLKFKYKLGKFFLYEKRAEHWKQQQKTQDIIAS, encoded by the coding sequence ATGTCCATTCCAAAACAAATATTTCAGACTTTTAAAACTAAAAAACTTCCCCTGATCACAAAACTGCATATCTGGTATATGAAAAGAAAAAATCCTGAGTACCGGTATTTTTTCTATGATGATCAGGATATTGAAAGGTTTCTCACCGACGAATTCCCTCCTGAATATATAGAAAGCTATCATAAACTCACCATCGGAGCGGCTAAAGCAGATTTTTTCAGATATGCCATTCTGTATAAAAAAGGAGGCGTGTATCTTGATATCGACAGTGCCATTACCAGACCGTTACGGTATCTCGTCAGAGAAAACGATAAAGCCATTATCAGTACGGAAAGACATCCTAATTTATATGTGCAATGGGGTTTAATCTTCAGTAAAAATCATCCTTTTCTGAAAAAAACCCTTGAACTGATGATTGATAATATCCAGACCCACCGATACCCTAATGATGTCCATTCGACCACAGGTCCTACGGTCTTTAGTTTAGGAATCAAAACTTCGCTGGAAGAAAATCCGGATATCCCGTACCGTTTATTTGACGGAATTGAATTTCGAGGATATCTGAAGTTTAAGTACAAACTTGGCAAATTTTTCCTTTATGAAAAGAGGGCTGAACATTGGAAACAACAGCAGAAAACCCAGGACATCATAGCTTCCTGA
- a CDS encoding thioredoxin family protein, with protein MKKSVFYHAGCPVCVSAEHDIISLIGQENVEIVHLGDNRERIEEAEKAGLKSVPALVTPNGNVLHINFGASLEDVKG; from the coding sequence ATGAAAAAATCAGTTTTTTATCATGCAGGATGTCCTGTCTGTGTAAGTGCAGAGCACGACATTATCTCATTAATCGGCCAGGAAAATGTGGAAATTGTACATCTTGGAGACAACAGAGAAAGGATTGAAGAAGCTGAAAAGGCAGGTTTAAAGTCTGTCCCAGCTTTAGTGACACCTAACGGAAATGTTCTTCACATTAATTTCGGTGCGTCTTTAGAAGACGTAAAAGGTTAA
- a CDS encoding DUF2024 family protein gives MQIAVWDTYVTKKDGSVMHFDIIAPREITDTAVIYGYGKDYLKGKGMENPDLTSKECSFCHTEAVLPEWEAEIRKKGYTIIEMENCN, from the coding sequence ATGCAAATAGCAGTCTGGGATACATATGTGACCAAAAAAGACGGATCAGTAATGCATTTTGATATTATTGCTCCCAGAGAAATTACCGACACCGCAGTTATCTACGGATACGGAAAAGATTATCTAAAGGGAAAAGGAATGGAAAATCCGGACCTTACCTCTAAAGAATGCAGTTTCTGCCACACCGAGGCGGTACTGCCCGAATGGGAAGCCGAAATCAGAAAAAAAGGCTATACCATTATAGAAATGGAAAATTGTAATTGA
- a CDS encoding MarR family winged helix-turn-helix transcriptional regulator produces MNESDFNLRHQNQNTESKIVASLERISQAFRVLLWQESKEHALSPIQVQVLIFLLNHSDEKRKVSYLADEFNMTKATISETVKSLELKNLITKEYEPHDTRSYIIHLSQKGKEIADKTSYFTKDITAPVRLLDEESKENMLHSLFGIIRQLNISGVITIQRMCATCVYFRPSENGKEPFCKLLERTLYAEDLRIDCPEHMMKV; encoded by the coding sequence ATGAATGAATCAGATTTTAATTTAAGACATCAAAACCAGAACACGGAAAGCAAAATCGTAGCTTCTTTAGAGAGGATCTCACAGGCTTTCCGTGTTTTACTGTGGCAGGAAAGTAAAGAGCATGCATTGAGTCCGATCCAGGTACAGGTTCTCATTTTTCTCCTGAATCACAGTGATGAAAAAAGAAAGGTAAGCTACCTGGCAGACGAATTCAATATGACGAAAGCTACCATCAGCGAAACCGTAAAATCGCTTGAATTAAAAAATCTGATCACCAAAGAATATGAACCTCATGATACCCGCAGCTACATCATTCATCTGAGTCAAAAGGGAAAAGAAATAGCGGATAAAACTTCTTATTTTACAAAGGATATCACTGCGCCTGTCCGGCTGCTGGATGAGGAAAGCAAAGAAAATATGCTCCATAGTCTGTTTGGCATTATCCGGCAGCTCAATATATCGGGAGTTATAACGATTCAGAGAATGTGTGCAACCTGTGTGTATTTTCGTCCTTCAGAGAATGGAAAAGAGCCTTTCTGTAAACTTCTGGAACGGACTTTATATGCTGAAGATCTGCGGATCGACTGCCCCGAACATATGATGAAAGTTTAA
- a CDS encoding AAA family ATPase, protein MNLYNLIIQDKEPVTLNDVFLDPQNKEQFVQLIKENTYSKELQEYGLPVNNKILLQGSSGCGKTMTAKAVANALGKNIIILNLSNIVSSRIGETSQNIKMIFDKAARERSVLFLDELDQIGKARGSDDKDVGEMRRLVNTLIQLIDYFPENALLLCATNHPEIIDAALIRRFQLKINYEMPSNDFLDRFYDNLLSKFPEDLGKIDRKYGVSFAEAKDHTFTVVKGNLIRKLEIQHQTQS, encoded by the coding sequence ATGAATCTGTACAACCTTATAATTCAGGATAAAGAGCCTGTAACGCTGAACGATGTTTTCCTTGACCCGCAAAATAAGGAACAATTTGTACAGCTGATCAAAGAAAATACCTATTCAAAAGAATTACAGGAGTATGGTCTCCCCGTCAACAATAAGATCCTTCTGCAGGGGAGTTCAGGATGCGGAAAAACCATGACGGCCAAGGCAGTCGCTAATGCTTTGGGTAAAAATATCATTATCCTTAATTTAAGCAATATTGTCTCTTCAAGAATTGGGGAAACCTCCCAGAATATTAAAATGATTTTTGATAAGGCTGCACGTGAAAGATCGGTCCTTTTTCTTGATGAGCTCGATCAGATCGGTAAAGCGAGGGGCAGCGATGACAAAGATGTGGGCGAAATGAGACGTCTTGTAAACACCCTGATCCAGCTGATCGATTATTTTCCCGAAAATGCACTGCTGCTGTGCGCGACCAATCATCCGGAAATCATAGATGCAGCGCTGATCAGACGTTTTCAGCTAAAAATTAATTATGAAATGCCTTCCAATGATTTTCTGGACCGTTTTTATGATAATTTACTATCGAAATTCCCTGAAGATTTAGGAAAAATTGACCGGAAGTATGGGGTTTCTTTTGCTGAAGCAAAAGACCATACTTTTACCGTAGTGAAAGGAAATTTAATCCGTAAACTGGAAATTCAACATCAAACACAGTCATGA
- a CDS encoding YggS family pyridoxal phosphate-dependent enzyme: MKENLLHNLKIINQRIKNACIRTGRNVDEVKLLLATKTVSAERIKIALENGETLIAENKVQELKEKYEDLKNIPHENHFIGHLQTNKIKDILKYDVSCVQSVDRLELAEKLHQRLLTEGRTMDIFIQVNTSNEESKFGIHPDLAIDLVKKVAELNSLRIRGLMTIGLFSAETEKVRACFKILKNLQQEIIRQNIPDVEVKELSMGMSGDLETAIEEGSTMVRVGTAVFGERIYPDSYYWDEGK; this comes from the coding sequence ATGAAAGAAAATCTGCTCCACAACCTGAAGATCATCAACCAAAGAATAAAAAATGCCTGTATCCGTACAGGCCGGAATGTTGATGAGGTAAAATTATTACTGGCCACAAAAACCGTTTCAGCAGAAAGAATAAAAATAGCTCTGGAAAACGGAGAAACTTTAATTGCCGAAAATAAAGTTCAGGAATTAAAGGAAAAATATGAAGATTTAAAAAATATCCCTCACGAAAATCATTTTATCGGGCATCTTCAGACCAATAAAATAAAGGATATTCTGAAGTATGACGTCAGCTGCGTCCAATCTGTTGACCGTCTTGAACTTGCCGAAAAACTTCACCAGAGACTTTTAACGGAAGGAAGAACCATGGATATCTTTATTCAGGTGAATACTTCAAATGAAGAAAGTAAGTTCGGTATTCATCCCGATCTTGCTATCGATCTGGTAAAAAAAGTGGCTGAACTGAATAGCTTAAGAATCAGAGGCCTCATGACCATCGGCTTATTCAGTGCTGAAACCGAGAAGGTACGTGCCTGCTTTAAAATTCTGAAAAACCTCCAGCAGGAAATCATCCGTCAAAATATCCCGGATGTGGAGGTGAAAGAACTGTCGATGGGAATGAGCGGAGATCTCGAAACAGCCATTGAAGAAGGTTCTACCATGGTGCGGGTGGGAACAGCCGTTTTCGGGGAGAGGATTTACCCGGATTCCTACTATTGGGATGAAGGAAAGTGA
- a CDS encoding ankyrin repeat domain-containing protein, which produces MKTKSLSIALSFFAFSTVFSQKIFTAIENQDLEKVSTLLEKGEDINQKSKEYHLTPLYAAVGTGNYKIVELLIKKGANVNTVLETTATPLNFAAQEGYTEIAELLLKNNANPNFQDVNGWTSLRFAARNNQMEIVKLLVEKKATVDTKATDLATPLASAIGKGYLNIAEYLIKNGADINNVDKDHETPLMYCAQGGNIEAVRFLLSYKPDLTVKNKDGKTALEMAEEKGNTEIVNLLQNNK; this is translated from the coding sequence ATGAAAACTAAAAGTCTATCCATTGCCTTATCATTTTTTGCCTTTTCTACAGTCTTTTCCCAAAAAATATTTACGGCTATTGAAAATCAGGATCTTGAGAAAGTCAGTACATTATTGGAAAAAGGAGAAGACATTAATCAAAAATCAAAAGAATATCATCTCACCCCTCTGTATGCAGCAGTAGGAACAGGAAATTATAAAATTGTCGAACTACTGATAAAAAAGGGAGCCAATGTAAATACCGTATTAGAGACTACCGCCACACCACTGAATTTTGCAGCACAGGAAGGATATACTGAAATTGCAGAACTTCTTTTAAAAAATAATGCAAATCCGAATTTTCAGGATGTAAACGGGTGGACTTCATTACGCTTTGCTGCAAGGAATAATCAGATGGAAATCGTAAAACTGCTGGTTGAAAAGAAAGCAACCGTAGATACAAAAGCAACAGATCTGGCTACCCCTCTTGCAAGTGCCATTGGAAAGGGTTATCTGAATATTGCCGAATACCTTATTAAAAACGGTGCAGACATCAATAATGTTGATAAAGATCACGAAACTCCCCTTATGTATTGTGCGCAGGGAGGAAATATTGAAGCGGTCAGATTTTTACTATCCTACAAGCCGGATTTAACGGTAAAAAATAAAGACGGAAAGACCGCTCTGGAAATGGCCGAAGAAAAAGGGAATACAGAAATTGTGAACCTTTTACAGAATAATAAATAG
- a CDS encoding T9SS type A sorting domain-containing protein, translating to MRIYTNGVLSVEGDETAVTGIGEASDLVIGNIGELEFLSAANTPAPYKGAFDELKMYNYALSPTEIYNLYNQSVLGNKEFSISKNTGTVYPNPVKDQIFIQLPEYKKSSLTATLFDMTGKIILKQNINADGNGIFKLNMTDKKASGNYILNVSGENLNSNFKVMVK from the coding sequence ATGAGAATTTATACCAATGGCGTTTTAAGTGTGGAAGGTGACGAAACTGCCGTTACCGGAATCGGTGAAGCGAGTGATCTGGTCATTGGAAATATCGGTGAACTTGAATTTTTGTCTGCGGCCAATACTCCTGCTCCTTACAAAGGCGCGTTTGATGAACTTAAAATGTACAACTATGCATTATCTCCCACAGAAATTTATAATCTGTACAATCAGTCTGTATTGGGAAATAAAGAATTCAGCATCAGTAAAAATACGGGAACCGTCTATCCGAATCCTGTAAAAGACCAGATATTCATTCAGCTTCCGGAATATAAAAAGTCGAGCCTGACAGCAACTTTATTTGATATGACCGGAAAGATCATTTTAAAACAGAACATTAATGCGGACGGCAACGGAATTTTTAAACTGAATATGACCGATAAAAAAGCATCAGGAAATTATATTCTCAATGTATCAGGAGAAAATCTGAACAGTAATTTTAAAGTTATGGTGAAATAA
- a CDS encoding fibronectin type III domain-containing protein, whose translation MNTSLLIKQTFTSLLFCGLSFSTSELDAQTLAFPEATGFGRYTTGARGAANPQIYLVTNLNDSGPGSFRDAVSQPGRFVIFKVGGIVNLQSIVAVAPNTTIAGQTAPGEGILFLGPRVSFSGANNTIARYFRIRYGGTSQNQDASGISNGANIILDHMTFTWGTDEVFSVNWDNNGTSPDNITIQNSIIGQGLHRHNHSAGGLMQPPAGGKISLIGNLYICNKTRNNKVKGINEFVNNVVYNWGNYGNTYGHTQSGEAYIMGGDSAGSSFANIINNYFIGGPNTNSAVSTPFSVGNANFNLYGSGNYFDNNKNGVLDGTLVPQNLTGYPVGDLAAIQSSAYDYPMKNPALTAQGAYNNIVAGVGASYPRRDQVDNLMISDLMSKGTTATYVYVQSDLTTQFGFTNGGAGHVYGAPAPVDTDNDGMPNAWEIANGLNPNVFDALAVSATHAPYLNIEVYINSLPNTTAPDFIIPPTNLNFTNATTAGSPTSSSLIVNWSDNATNETNYVLERSTNGTSFSVIATLPANSTSYNETALTPNTQYYYRVKAINATESSVYTSEVSVTTPPVPSAPGKAATPTPANGNNNVELNNGNFLLKWTGSSNTATYSVYFGTDPQNLNNIANIPYAAVPSYQLTNLNMATNYYWRIDASNNLGSVTGDVWSFRALTPGIVGNWPFSEAPAAGEQIADVTSYANNGILDAAYDNASVRVPGKENYALDFATAPNAYIASIPHQDQIMFNNNSFTVSYWMKAPSSMIPSSSATSLYVLCKGSFTKNTATGATGKRFNIEIKGGQLRYAIDDDVTKKESLHLLPIILPEIGFMLSL comes from the coding sequence ATGAATACATCGTTACTCATTAAACAAACTTTTACCTCATTGCTGTTTTGCGGGTTATCATTTTCCACTTCAGAACTTGACGCTCAGACTTTAGCCTTTCCCGAAGCTACCGGTTTTGGAAGATACACCACAGGAGCGAGAGGCGCTGCCAATCCTCAGATTTATCTGGTAACCAATTTAAATGACAGTGGTCCGGGATCATTTCGTGATGCCGTGAGCCAGCCTGGGCGTTTTGTGATATTTAAAGTGGGTGGAATTGTAAATTTACAGTCCATTGTCGCGGTAGCTCCCAACACCACCATTGCGGGACAGACTGCTCCCGGAGAGGGTATCCTATTTTTAGGACCTCGGGTTTCATTTTCAGGAGCTAATAATACAATTGCCCGGTATTTCCGGATCCGTTATGGAGGGACCTCTCAAAACCAGGATGCTTCAGGAATATCCAATGGCGCGAATATCATCCTGGATCATATGACATTTACCTGGGGAACAGATGAAGTTTTTTCAGTCAACTGGGACAATAATGGGACGAGTCCGGATAATATCACCATTCAGAATTCGATTATTGGACAAGGACTGCATCGTCATAATCATTCAGCAGGAGGATTAATGCAGCCACCGGCCGGCGGTAAAATAAGCTTAATCGGAAATTTATATATCTGTAACAAAACCCGTAATAACAAAGTAAAAGGAATAAATGAATTCGTCAATAACGTAGTCTACAACTGGGGAAATTATGGCAATACCTATGGACATACGCAGTCGGGTGAAGCGTATATTATGGGTGGAGATTCTGCAGGAAGTTCTTTTGCCAATATCATTAATAATTATTTTATCGGAGGCCCGAATACCAACAGTGCGGTGAGTACTCCATTCAGTGTCGGAAATGCCAATTTCAATTTATATGGTTCCGGGAACTATTTTGATAACAATAAAAACGGAGTTCTGGACGGCACTTTAGTTCCTCAGAATTTAACGGGATATCCGGTGGGAGACCTTGCGGCAATTCAGTCTTCTGCATATGATTATCCGATGAAAAATCCTGCACTAACGGCTCAGGGTGCGTATAATAACATCGTTGCAGGGGTAGGAGCATCTTACCCAAGACGCGACCAGGTCGACAACTTAATGATTTCCGACCTGATGTCGAAGGGAACCACTGCCACTTATGTATATGTACAGAGTGATTTAACGACTCAGTTTGGATTTACGAATGGGGGAGCAGGACATGTTTATGGAGCTCCGGCTCCTGTGGATACAGATAATGACGGGATGCCGAATGCATGGGAAATAGCCAATGGACTGAATCCAAATGTCTTTGATGCCTTAGCGGTAAGCGCAACACACGCTCCGTATCTGAATATTGAGGTGTATATCAACAGTCTGCCAAATACCACAGCTCCGGATTTTATCATCCCTCCTACGAATCTTAACTTTACAAATGCCACTACAGCCGGAAGCCCGACATCAAGTTCATTAATCGTGAATTGGAGTGATAATGCAACTAACGAAACAAATTACGTCCTGGAGCGCTCTACCAACGGAACTTCCTTTTCTGTTATTGCAACACTTCCCGCCAATTCAACCAGTTATAATGAAACAGCTTTAACACCTAATACTCAGTATTATTACAGAGTTAAAGCTATTAATGCAACCGAATCTTCAGTTTACACATCAGAGGTATCGGTTACCACCCCTCCGGTTCCGTCAGCTCCCGGAAAAGCAGCTACTCCCACTCCGGCGAATGGGAATAATAATGTAGAACTGAATAACGGAAATTTTCTTCTAAAATGGACCGGCAGTTCAAACACAGCAACCTATTCGGTTTATTTCGGGACTGATCCCCAAAACCTGAATAATATAGCCAATATCCCGTATGCTGCTGTGCCGTCATATCAACTCACCAATTTAAATATGGCGACAAATTATTACTGGAGAATTGATGCTTCTAATAATCTAGGCAGTGTGACAGGAGATGTCTGGAGTTTTCGCGCTCTGACGCCGGGTATTGTCGGAAACTGGCCGTTCTCAGAAGCGCCGGCTGCAGGCGAACAGATTGCAGATGTAACCTCTTACGCCAATAACGGCATTTTGGATGCTGCCTACGATAATGCGAGCGTAAGAGTTCCGGGAAAAGAAAATTATGCGCTTGATTTTGCAACAGCACCGAACGCTTACATTGCGAGTATTCCACATCAGGATCAGATCATGTTTAATAATAATTCTTTCACTGTTTCTTACTGGATGAAGGCTCCGTCAAGTATGATTCCATCTTCTTCGGCAACAAGTCTTTATGTATTGTGCAAAGGTTCATTCACCAAAAATACAGCGACCGGGGCTACGGGTAAACGTTTTAATATAGAAATTAAAGGAGGGCAGCTAAGATATGCAATCGATGATGATGTTACGAAAAAAGAATCACTTCACCTATTGCCAATTATTTTACCGGAAATTGGGTTCATGTTGTCATTATGA
- a CDS encoding GIY-YIG nuclease family protein, with protein MLSSFVYILLCSDNSFYTGVTENVYKRFDEHQDGKYFGSYTYSRRPLQLVYFCHFTDIEQAILFEKKVKKWSRAKKLALIEGRYEDLPNLAKKKFYK; from the coding sequence ATGCTATCTTCATTCGTTTATATATTACTTTGTTCTGATAATAGTTTTTACACTGGTGTTACAGAAAATGTTTACAAACGTTTTGATGAACATCAGGACGGTAAATATTTTGGTTCTTATACTTATTCAAGACGCCCACTCCAATTGGTCTATTTTTGCCATTTCACAGATATTGAACAGGCTATTCTTTTCGAGAAAAAGGTTAAAAAATGGTCTCGGGCAAAAAAGCTAGCATTAATTGAAGGAAGGTATGAAGACCTGCCAAATCTTGCTAAAAAGAAATTTTACAAATAA
- a CDS encoding IS110 family RNA-guided transposase, producing the protein MEKIFIGIDISKLTLDVFVNSYSTTQHYQIENCSKAIKKFFKSFPNDANTVVGMENTGRYNFELYEILSSMNLLVFVINPLHLKKSIGLLRGKNDKLDSQRICIFLEKNHMDLDPWTPKSSDIQKISLLNAERRHRVKIKAGLLRQMKDLSFLKNHTDKEIIKLNKQLILLLDKQIKTVEKKIVEIIESNVELKDQYKRIQTVPGVGKVLASMLIVKTNGFTEIQSARKMACYSGVVPFDHRSGSSIYYKPRVSTMADKELKKILHLAALSSIRLKNDLASYFQRKVLEGKNKMSVLNAIRNKIIHRVYALIKNNSVYKNKLLTS; encoded by the coding sequence ATGGAAAAAATTTTTATTGGAATTGACATCAGTAAATTAACTCTGGATGTTTTCGTTAATAGTTACTCTACAACACAGCATTACCAAATTGAGAATTGTTCGAAAGCTATCAAAAAGTTTTTTAAGAGCTTTCCCAACGATGCAAATACCGTTGTAGGAATGGAGAATACAGGAAGATATAATTTTGAACTTTACGAAATTTTAAGCAGTATGAATCTGCTGGTTTTTGTTATAAATCCACTTCATTTAAAGAAAAGCATTGGTCTTCTAAGGGGTAAGAATGATAAACTCGACAGTCAGAGGATTTGTATTTTTTTAGAGAAAAACCATATGGATTTAGACCCTTGGACTCCTAAATCGTCAGATATTCAAAAAATAAGTTTATTGAATGCCGAACGCAGGCACAGAGTAAAAATAAAAGCAGGTTTATTAAGACAGATGAAAGATTTAAGTTTTCTTAAAAATCATACAGATAAGGAAATTATAAAACTTAATAAGCAACTCATTTTACTTTTAGATAAACAGATTAAAACAGTTGAGAAAAAGATTGTAGAGATTATTGAATCGAATGTAGAATTGAAGGATCAATATAAAAGAATACAGACTGTCCCAGGTGTTGGAAAAGTATTGGCTAGTATGTTAATTGTCAAAACTAATGGATTTACAGAGATTCAATCGGCAAGAAAGATGGCTTGTTATTCAGGAGTAGTTCCGTTTGATCATCGCTCCGGTTCATCAATCTATTACAAACCTCGAGTCTCTACAATGGCTGACAAGGAGTTAAAAAAGATTTTACATTTAGCTGCTTTAAGTTCTATAAGATTGAAAAATGATCTAGCTTCATACTTTCAAAGAAAAGTTTTGGAGGGAAAGAATAAGATGTCTGTGTTAAATGCAATTAGAAATAAAATCATACACAGAGTTTATGCTCTTATAAAAAATAATTCTGTTTATAAAAATAAGTTGCTCACGTCATAG